The following coding sequences lie in one Syngnathoides biaculeatus isolate LvHL_M chromosome 16, ASM1980259v1, whole genome shotgun sequence genomic window:
- the fzd2 gene encoding frizzled-2, whose protein sequence is MILCGTRFVLFLPFLVTSAQYQGENGIVIPEHGFCQPISIPLCTDIAYNQTIMPNLVGHYNQEDAGLEVHQFYPLVKVQCSPELKFFLCSMYAPVCTVLEKAIPPCRSICERAKQGCEALMNKFGFQWPDRLRCENFPVLGDGQICVGQNDSSAATVPPLPVPSTQDLTAVSGHDRPFRCPAALAVPPYLNYMFLEEKDCAAPCEPSRGGGYMFFTEKEIHFSRVWILVWSVLCCASTLFTVTTYLVDMQRFRYPERPIIFLSGCYTMVSIAYIAGFFLGDKVVCNESFNPDGYKTVVQGTKKEGCTILFMMLYFFSMASSIWWVILSLTWFLAAGMKWGHEAIEAHSQYFHLAAWAVPAVKTISILAIGQIEGDVLSGVCFVSLSNLDPLRGFVLAPLFIYLFIGTSFLLAGFVSLFRIRTIMKHDGTKTEKLERLMVRIGVFSVLYTVPATIVIACFFYEQAFRPHWERSWVGHSCRSLAVPCPAQAAPRMTPDFTVYMIKYLMTLIVGITSGFWIWSGKTLHSWHKFYTRLTNGKHGETTV, encoded by the coding sequence ATGATTTTGTGCGGCACTCGGTTTGTCCTTTTCTTGCCGTTTCTGGTGACATCAGCTCAGTATCAAGGAGAGAACGGAATTGTCATCCCGGAGCATGGATTTTGCCAGCCCATCTCCATCCCCCTGTGCACGGACATCGCCTACAACCAAACCATCATGCCCAACTTAGTGGGCCACTACAACCAGGAGGACGCAGGGCTGGAGGTGCACCAGTTCTACCCGCTGGTGAAGGTACAATGCTCCCCCGAGTTGAAATTCTTCCTGTGCTCGATGTACGCTCCGGTTTGCACAGTCCTGGAGAAGGCCATCCCGCCTTGCAGGTCCATCTGCGAGAGGGCCAAGCAGGGCTGCGAGGCCCTCATGAACAAGTTCGGCTTCCAGTGGCCCGACCGGCTGCGCTGCGAGAACTTCCCCGTGCTGGGCGACGGTCAGATCTGCGTGGGACAGAACGACTCCTCCGCTGCCACCGTGCCTCCGTTGCCCGTCCCGAGCACCCAGGACCTCACGGCGGTCTCCGGCCACGACAGGCCCTTCCGCTGCCCGGCCGCGCTGGCGGTGCCCCCTTACTTGAACTACATGTTCCTGGAGGAGAAGGACTGCGCCGCTCCGTGCGAGCCGTCCCGGGGGGGCGGGTACATGTTTTTCACCGAGAAGGAGATCCACTTCTCGCGCGTCTGGATTCTGGTCTGGTCGGTCCTGTGCTGCGCGTCCACCTTGTTCACGGTCACCACTTATTTAGTGGACATGCAGCGCTTCCGGTACCCCGAGAGGCCCATCATCTTCCTGTCGGGCTGCTACACCATGGTCTCCATCGCCTACATCGCCGGCTTCTTCCTGGGCGACAAAGTGGTGTGCAACGAGAGTTTCAACCCGGATGGCTACAAGACCGTGGTCCAGGGCACCAAGAAGGAAGGCTGCACCATCCTCTTCATGATGCTGTACTTCTTCAGCATGGCCAGCTCCATCTGGTGGGTCATCCTGTCGCTCACCTGGTTCCTGGCGGCGGGGATGAAGTGGGGCCACGAGGCCATCGAGGCCCACTCGCAGTACTTCCACCTGGCGGCCTGGGCGGTGCCGGCCGTCAAAACCATCAGCATCCTGGCCATCGGGCAGATCGAGGGCGACGTGCTGAGCGGCGTGTGCTTCGTCAGCCTCAGCAACCTCGACCCCCTGCGAGGGTTCGTCCTGGCGCCGCTCTTCATCTACCTCTTCATCGGGACCTCCTTCCTGCTGGCCGGGTTCGTGTCGCTCTTCCGCATCCGCACCATCATGAAGCACGACGGCACCAAGACGGAGAAGCTGGAGCGCCTCATGGTGCGCATCGGCGTCTTCAGCGTGCTGTACACCGTGCCCGCCACCATCGTGATCGCCTGCTTCTTCTACGAGCAGGCCTTCCGCCCGCACTGGGAGCGCAGCTGGGTCGGGCACAGCTGCAGGAGCCTGGCCGTCCCGTGCCCGGCGCAGGCGGCGCCCCGCATGACGCCGGACTTCACCGTCTACATGATCAAGTACCTGATGACGCTCATCGTGGGCATCACCTCCGGTTTCTGGATCTGGTCCGGGAAAACGCTGCATTCCTGGCACAAGTTCTACACCAGGCTGACAAACGGCAAACACGGGGAGACCACCGTGTAG